One Chiroxiphia lanceolata isolate bChiLan1 chromosome 28, bChiLan1.pri, whole genome shotgun sequence genomic window, AGGGAATAGGGGGATAAAGGGACAGTGGTgatgggatgggcaggggggATAGAGGGAATAAAGGGCATAAGGGAATAGGGGAGATAACGGGGATGAAGGATAGAGGAGGACAAGGGAATGAAGGGACAGAATGGATGGGGGAGACGGGGAAATAAGGGAATAAGAGTAtgggggatggatgggataAGGCAATGGGGAATAGAAGGGACAGAGGGACGGTGGGGCTGGAAGATAGAAGGGGACAGAGGGGATAGGGAAGACAGAGGGGGACAAAGGGATAGAGGGAGGTGGAGGGAGTCCAGGAGAAGGTGGGTATTGAGGTTTTAGGGGTTTGGAGTGCCGGGGGGGGACTCACTGCCCGCGTGGGGAGCGCCACCAGCGCTgcccccttttccttctcttcctcctccttctcccgTCCGGGCTGGGCTGCGCCAGAGCCTTCCCATCGCCAGCGCCGCCACGACCTGCGGGACGAGCGGGCACAGtgggctgggaagaggaggggggggggccGGGCAGCTCCTAAACCCCCTCCACACTCCCCTCACCCCCGCTCCCTACCCAGGGGCCGCTCGCGGGCCGCTCGTCCAAGCCCAGCCCGCGGAACAGCGCCGGGAGCGGCGACGGCGCGGCGGAGGAGGCGGTGGCGGGCACAGAGGGGCGCTGGGCGAAGGCCGCGATGCCGCGGAGCCCCCGCGCCCGGCCGGGGAGGGTGGGGccgggagggcggcgggggccgggccgggcccggggccgcGGGAGGGTGCGGGGGGGCCATGGCCGTGCCCGCTCCGGTGCCCGCTCCGGTGCCCGCTCCGGTGCCCGCTCCGGTGCCCGCTCCGGTGCCCGCTCCGGTGCCCGCTCCGGTGCCCGCCCTGTCCCGGCGCAACCCTCGCGCGCGCGCGGAACGCCCCGCCCCCCTCGGAGCGGACGCGCCGCTGATTGGGCGGCGGCTGGGCGGGGTATAAGGAAGGGGGCGGAGCCATGGAGAGTGGGCGGGGCTAAGGGGAAGGAGCGTTGCCAGGTGGGAAGGGCGGGGTCATGCGATGAGGGGGCGGGGCCAGTgagggaggggcggggccaGAGAGGCggagggagggtgggatgggataATATGGAATTGGGGGGTAAAATGGGATGGgataggaaaggaaaggggTAATATGGAATTGGGGGGTAaaatgggatggggtgggaagcagggatgggatggatgggatgggatatgGATagataggataggataggatggatggatgggatggggggTAAAATGGATAGGGCAGGAGGAGGGTAAGATGGAATTGGGGGGTAAATGGGATGGGATAGGAAAGGGGGTAATATGGAATTGGGGGTAAAATGGGAaaggggatgggaaagggggTAATACGGAATTGGGGAGTAAAATGGGATGGGTGGGAAGAAGGGATGGGTGGGTGAGATGCGATGGGATGGGGGATAAAACAGATAGGGCAGGAGGGGGTAAGATGGAATTGGGGGGTAAAATGGGTGCAGGTTAcgatgggatggggtgggagcagggggctcccacccccctgcccagcagaggTGGCAGAACAAACCCAAGCAGCTCCACACAGGGGGAAAAGATGTTTTATTCTATGTTTTATTCCATGTTCCTCCCCCCTTGACATGTGTCCCACCcccaccagcgcatccacagCCACCAGGGAGCTGAAGGGGGGGACACCCCACGGTCCCACACGCCCAAAAACCCCCTTTTGGCACAGAGGGggtggaagcagcagctttggggGGATGTCCCTGACCCACcatggggctgggaggaggtCGGAGCTGCACAAgacccctccccacaccccaaaGGCACATCTGGGGGGGGCTGAGGGTGTGCAGGGACTGTCCCCACGGGCCAGGGGGGCTGAGAATCCCTCGGCTACCGGTGCCTGTGCTCCAGGAGAGCCTCGAAATCCGGGGAACACACCAACTTGTGCCTCACGTGGCCCAGGACGATCATCTCGCCCGTCCGGTTGTCCCCGATGCCGACGGACACCAGCTCCTGTCCCAGAGGGGAGAGACACCCCTGAGCGGCCCAGTCCCATGGGAATACCCCGGGGAGAAGGGTGAGGGGGTCTCTGCCAAAGGGGGAAGAGCCTGGAGGTGTCCCCAGAGGGGACCAGCAGGACCCTTCCCTGCCGCTGTCACGGGGAGAGGCAGCACAACCCTCCCCAGGGCACCAAACAGGGTGCCCCCCATACCTGTAGGAAGGAGCAGGGGTGCCCCCCATACCTGTAGGAAGGAGCAGGGGGTGCCCATGGTCACGTCCAGGGTCACCTtgcccagcaccagctgcaccTTCCCCGACTTTCGGATGAGCAGCTTCCCCACCTGCCCCTCGGGAGGTCGGCCAGGGTGCACGTGTTCTCCGCCTGCTTCGCCTCCTGCCACGGCCACCACGGGAAAGGACAGCGTGGGATACAGGGGAATGGCACCACAGGACAGGGGGATGGCCCCATGGGATGGGGGGACAGTACAGGACTGGAGGGGAAAGGACAGCGTGGGATGGGGGATGTAATGGCACCATGGGagggaggaacagcagcacGGGACTGGGGGAGAAAGGACACCAGGGAATTGGAGGAGATGACAccatgggatggggaggatggCACCATGGGGAGGAACAGCAGCGTGGGATGAGGGGAAAAGAGCACCATGGGATGGGGGGATGACACCACGGGATGGAGTGACATCATTACGGGATGGGGAAGAAAGGACACCATGGCATGGGGGGGAAAGGACACCAGGGTGGGATAATGACACCACAGGATGGGAGGGAAGTCACCATGGGACTGGGGAGATGACACCATGGGATGAAGGAGGATGACACCATTGATTGGAGGGGAAATGACACCTCAGGATGGGGGGGATAACAACACCATGAGAGGGAAGGACACCACTAAGGGATGGGGGCATCCTCATGGGATGGGGGAGAGCATCACCACGGGATGGGGGATGACACCATGGGATTGAGGGGGGGACACACAtcacccccatcccacccctaCCTCGCCGAGCCCCCACCTGGCTCTTCTCCTgcttcaccaccaccacctgcccGTCCTCGTTGTGCAGCTCGGATTTGATGGGTTTGGAGTCGTGGGTGgggggctgcccaggcagggtgtcaggcagctgcaggaacagcagctcctcctcGGCCTGCAGGctcagcctctgcagcagctccgcCACCGGCACGTCCCGCGGGAATCCGGGCGGGCCCTtgggctgggacaccttggGCTCCTCCTCACACGGCTCCTCTTTCACTGCAGAGGGGGTgggtgggcacggggggcaATGgggggctcccccagcccgtCCCCACTGCGTGtccccccactcccagcccacCTTTCACTGCTGGTGGGTCCAGCTCCATCTTCTCCTCCTTGGATCCCGGGAGCCACGGCTGGGggtcctcctgctctgccccctcctcctTGAAGAGCCACCCCGAGTGGGCCAGCGGGAGCTGCACCGGCTTGTTCCTGATGTCGTTCTTCAGCCCCGGGTCGTCCAGGAACTGCGGGAATGGCAGTGGGGACACTCAGTGCCAGCCTGGGGGGGCACCACGGCCGCCCCCTCCGCGTCCACGCACGCGTCCCTTCTGCAGCATCCGCAGGATCTGCTTCGTCTCCTCGTCCgtctccctcttctccttcttgATGTTGATGATGTGGGAAGGGCCAGAGTCGGACACGTCCACGGCCTTGTCCCAGgcctgctgggagaggggagcagccctgggtgACCCCCTGGtacacccccagaccccccaaagGAGCGGGGGCAGCTCCCCTTACCCTTCTTCTTCATCATCTCAGCAGGTCCCTGCTCGAAGAtggagtgggactggatgacctCGGGCCGGCCTCGGCCCCGGCCGTGCCCGTCCCGCTGCCGGTCCcgctccttcttctccttcttgaCAGAAACATCCTCCCGGGGCCTGTGGAGCGCAGAGGGAGCACGtcacccccatccctgcccctgcaccctgtcccagggcacagcttTTTATTTGGGAGGGCCCTCTGGAGAtcaccccccaaccccctgcccAGGTGACACAAGGACacgtccaggtgggtttgggatgtctccagagaggggaGACTCCGCACCCTCCCTGGCCAGCTCCACGGAGAGAAGTTCTGCCTcctgttgaggtggaacttgtgGTGGTTCAGTTTATGGGCatccctccttgtcctgtcactgggaagAGTCTGGGACCATCCTCTGACCCCTTGGATACTGATATGGTTGATGGGATTCCCCCTCAGATGAGACATTTTTATGGATATTTGTATGGATATTTGAGATATTTCTACGGATATTTCTATGGATATTAGAGATATTTCTATGGACAGTTGAGATATTTCTACGGATTGATAAGATCCCCTCTCACTTCCCTCTCCTGACTAAtcaggcccagctcccacagtcgCTCatcagggagatgctccagaccccaaaccacccctgtgcccccagttTTGCCCGGGGGGACCCCCCCAATCCACCCCCATCGCCCCCAAAAACGCTTCCCGGGCCACTCACTCCTCCTTGATCTTCCTGCTGATTATGTTGGGGGTGAAGGTTTTCTGCAGgaaagagagcagagggagggacaAGTCATACAAAACAgcccccccctgcaccccaagcTCCCTCCCAGGGGTCCTCAAACCCCCCCAGGGGTCCCCAATCCCCCCCCTTCAGGGGAAGGGCACAAAGTGAGACCCCAAtttggggggtgtgtggggggaacTCACCTTCTTGACACCCCCCAGGGTGAGGTCCCGGGAGCGGATGGCAGGCGGCCCGGGGTGAGGGGGGGGGCAGCGGGACGTCTGCCCAGCACCCCCCGAGCCCCCGGGACCCCCGAGCCCCCGGGCGGAGGCTGCCGGGGGAGCcggagctgccagagctccccTCGGCCATcctgtggggagggggcacgGTCAGGGGGGGTCAGACCGCCCTCCTGCACCCCTTTcaggagggagggggggtcCTGCACCCCTAAACGGGGCTCAATCACCAATAATGtgcccccctcctccccaggacccccttcCTAAAGGGCTCAGCCCCCCCATACACCCCCAGACAGGGCCCATTCGTagccccctccccaggaggGAGTCGTCtgtcccctgcaccccccaggACCCACCTgcaaccccctccccagctgtcTCACCCCCCGACTGCGCCTGGACCCCCCAAACAAGCCCCACTcgtcccccccctccccaggggtCTCAGACCCCCAAAATCAGCTCgcacccccctccccaggggtCTCAGACCCCCAAAATCAGCTCgcacccccctccccaggggtCTCAGACCCCCAAAATCAGCTCGcactcccctccccaggggTCTCAGACCCCCCCCCCGCACCCTCCAGGACTCCCTTGCTCCCCTTCCCCAGTGGTCTCAGACACCCAGGACCCCCCTTCACCCCCTCCCCAAGGCTCTCagccccccctgctcccccaggaccccctgtttcccccccccagGGCTCTCAGTCCGCACCATTACCCACTATTacccctctctgcagctttctcccccccccccccgataCACCCCCAACCAAGACTCTCTCGCCCCACTCTCCCCAGGGGTCTcattccccctccccacccctctgGACCCCCCTGGACCCCCCAAAAAccgcccccctccccgccaCGCCGCCCCTTACCCTGCCCGGGCAGCCACGGGCTCGCCGCCCTCCACCGCGCATGCGCGGCGCACGACGCTCCCTCCCCGGGGCGACGCCGCTGCCGCCATGTTTGTTGAGGGCGCGCGGGCCTTGCCAGTGAGCCGCCATCTTTCTGGTTGGCGTTGCCCGACCCAGCGTGATGCCGGCGGCGCCATCTTTGTGGCGGGCAGCGCCCAGTTCTCGGGTCCGCAGACGGGGGCAGCGCAGGGGGGATGTTTTTtttggaggtggggaggggtcACTCACCCCGTCATTTAACACCCCCTGCACCTTCCTGGGTGCAGCCACTTCCTCAGAGTTCTCTAGAGCCTTCCAGCCGCCTGCCCCCCTTCGAGGTGGGCACCCCCCACTGAGAAATTTGGGAGGACAATGAGTTTTTTGGGGTGCTCGCCCCACTCCGAAAAGCATGTGCCCCCCAAAAAGCGTATTCACTAAGTGCAAAacaccacacacaccccctccgGCTTTGCACCCCCTTTCCCACGGGGGTCCTGAGTAGTTCCAACATCCCCCGCACCTCATCCATCACATTTTGGGGGATGGATGGGGGGGTGCGGCACAACCGGGACACCCGCCGCATCCCCCAGCCCCAAAAGCGGGAGGGTACAGGCAGAACCTGCCCACCACCCACCCCCAATGTGCACCCACATCCCGCTCTGCCTCCATCACCTGACGCCGCACGCGTCCCTCCATCCCATTGGCAGAACCGGGaggcttttccttcctccccctttttctcccagctccttggatatctatttttcccttttttttttttttttcccctcttctctccctcctctggaGGGTGTTTGCTATTTCCGAGCTGGCTGGGAGGATCCCAGTCGCATCAGCCGCAGGCAGCGACGCGGCACCGCCGGGTACCACCGCGATCCCACCGGCATCCTCCGTCCTTCCCGCCTGGATCAGCCCCGCCGGGGCTCCC contains:
- the POLR3D gene encoding LOW QUALITY PROTEIN: DNA-directed RNA polymerase III subunit RPC4 (The sequence of the model RefSeq protein was modified relative to this genomic sequence to represent the inferred CDS: inserted 2 bases in 2 codons; deleted 2 bases in 1 codon), encoding MAEGSSGSSGSPGSLRPGAGVPGARGVLGRRPAAPPLTPGRLPXRSRDLTLGGVKKKTFTPNIISRKIKEEPREDVSVKKEKKERDRQRDGHGRGRGRPEVIQSHSIFEQGPAEMMKKKGNWDKAVDVSDSGPSHIINIKKEKRETDEETKQILRMLQKGRFLDDPGLKNDIRNKPVQLPLAHSGWLFKEEGAEQEDPQPWLPGSKEEKMELDPPAVKVKEEPCEEEPKVSQPKGPPGFPRDVPVAELLQRLSLQAEEELLFLQLPDTLPGQPPTHDSKPIKSELHNEDGQVVVVKQEKSQEAKQAENTCTLADLXEGQVGKLLIRKSGKVQLVLGKVTLDVTMGTPCSFLQELVSVGIGDNRTGEMIVLGHVRHKLVCSPDFEALLEHRHR